CAATTTATATTGCCTTACAATGGGTTCATAGCGATTTCGTAATTCCATATCCATACGAATAACCCTTTCTATTCAAAACATAGCCTTCAGAAAAACAAGTGAGTGAAACCACTCACTTATTTCGTTTTTGCTCTTGAAACAGGAATATAAATAATTTGTCCTGTAGTTAAATATATGTCTTCTGTTTGATTGACACGGTATAAGTTTTGTACAGACGTTTCATAACGCTCTGCAACAGATTCGATCGTATCTCCTTCTTGCACGAAGTACATTCTTAACTTTGTAAATTCTTCTTCCGGTTCCTTCGTAAATAATTTCGTTAAATAAAGAGCATTTTCATCTCGCTGTGAATACGTTTCTTCTTCTTGTACTTCTTGTTTTTTCGCTTGTTCTTTCTTGAAATCTTTTCGTCCGAACAATTCAAATTGCGGCGTTGTTTCTTTCTCTTCTTCACGCTCTACAAATTCATGTTCTTCTATTTCCTCTTCCTCTACTTCCTGCTCTTTTCTTTCTTCTAGTTGGAATGGTTCAAATGCGTAATCTTCCCACTCATCTGATTCCTTATAAGTTGGTTCTTCTACTTGCGGCGTCGGTCTAGTTTCATACTCTTGCTCTGAATCATCCTCTAACTCAGCATACGCCGTTTCTTCCTCTTCATCCTCAATTCTTTCTTCATCACATAAACCTGTAATAGATATATCCGCTAATAATTGTAAGCAACCATTTTCCTTTAGTTCATAATCAAATTCCTCGATAGATACATATAGTTCTTCAATTACTTTCACACGGTTTCTTGGTATTGATATTTCAAGCGGAAAGGAATGAACAAGTTCATTAACCCCATCTTCTCTTGTTTCTACATAATCAATGGACTTAGCTGGCGATAAATCTCTTAATGAATAAGCTGAATCATCTTGCCGTGCAACATACTCTCCCGTTAAATCTAATTGCCCTCTCACAATAACCTCATGATCAAGCTCTTCTATCTCAACGTCTGGATCTAACGAAATTGACAAAAGTTCTTCGACTTCCTGTCCTTTTTGGAACCAAACAGATTCTTTTAATGAAAAACGTAATGAATGATCTGTTGCCACTTCTTTTCCCCCTCCCAAACTATATGTCATTACAGATTTATGTACGGAATGCTGACTTTATGAATAAAAAAAATCGCTCCCCTTATGGAGAGCGATTTTCTTTATTTAATTAAGCTTTTAATTTTGACATTGCAATTTCAGCCGCTGCAATCGTGGCTTCAATATCTGCATCACTATGTGCTGTCGATAAGAATAAACCTTCGAATTGAGATGGTGGCAAGAATACACCTTGCTCTACCATTTCACGATAGTAAGCTGCAAAGAATTCTAAGTTTGAAGATTTTGCTGCATCGTAATTAATAACTGGTTCATCTGTAAAGAAGACACCAATCATAGAACCCGCACGGTTAATATGATGCGGAATGCCATGTTTTTCAGCTGCTTTACGTAAGCCAGCTTCTAACATTTCAGCTTTACGCTCGAATTCTACATATGATTCTGGCGTTAACTGTACTAACGTTTCATAACCTGCTGCCATTGCAAGTGGGTTACCTGATAAAGTGCCCGCTTGGTAAATCGGTCCGCTCGGTGCAACTTGGCGCATAATTTCTGCTTTACCACCGTATGCTCCTACTGGTAATCCACCGCCGATTACTTTACCTAAACAAGTTAAATCAGGTGTTACACCGTAATAACCTTGTCCGCAATTATAAGCAACTCGGAATCCTGTCATTACTTCATCAAAAATAAGCAATGCACCATTTTGCTCTGTTACTTCACGAAGACCTTCTAAAAATCCTGGTTGCGGAGGAACAACACCCATATTTCCTGCTACTGGTTCTACAATGACACAAGCAATATCATCACCGAATTGTTCGAAAGCGTATTTCACACTTTCTAAATCGTTATACGCTACTGTAATCGTATTTTTCGCTACACCTTCTGGTACACCAGGGCTATCTGGTAAACCTAACGTCGCTACACCAGAACCCGCTTTAATTAATAACGAGTCACCATGACCGTGGTAACAACCGATAAATTTCAAAATTTTGTTACGGCCTGTATAACCACGAGCTAAACGTAGCGCACTCATTGTCGCTTCTGTTCCAGAGTTAACCATACGTACAATCTCAATTGATGGTACGCGCTCAATAACAAGTTTCGCTAATTTATTTTCAATTTCCGTTGGGGCACCGAAGCTTGTACCTCTTTCAGCAACAGCTTTTAGAGCTTCCACAACACGATTATTTGCATGACCATGAATTAAAGGACCCCATGATAATACGTAATCGATGTATTCATTTCCATCGATATCATATACTTTAGAGCCTTTTCCGCGCTCCATAAACAACGGATTCATACCAACAGACTTAAAGGCACGAACTGGGCTATTTACGCCACCAGGCATTAAATCTTGAGCCTCTTCAAATGCCGCAATCGACTTATCAAACTTTTTCATTATTTAGCGCCTCCTTCTTGTAACCATCTTGCTGCATCTTTCGCATGATACGTAATAATTAAATCTGCTCCTGCACGTTTCATACTAATTAATTTTTCAAGTACAACTTCTTTTTCATTAATCCAACCATTTTGTGCTGCCGCTTTAATCATCGAATACTCACCACTTACGTTATAAGCAACGACTGGTAAATTAAAGTTATTTTTCACATCACGAAC
This Bacillus paramycoides DNA region includes the following protein-coding sequences:
- the spoVID gene encoding stage VI sporulation protein D; the encoded protein is MATDHSLRFSLKESVWFQKGQEVEELLSISLDPDVEIEELDHEVIVRGQLDLTGEYVARQDDSAYSLRDLSPAKSIDYVETREDGVNELVHSFPLEISIPRNRVKVIEELYVSIEEFDYELKENGCLQLLADISITGLCDEERIEDEEEETAYAELEDDSEQEYETRPTPQVEEPTYKESDEWEDYAFEPFQLEERKEQEVEEEEIEEHEFVEREEEKETTPQFELFGRKDFKKEQAKKQEVQEEETYSQRDENALYLTKLFTKEPEEEFTKLRMYFVQEGDTIESVAERYETSVQNLYRVNQTEDIYLTTGQIIYIPVSRAKTK
- the hemL gene encoding glutamate-1-semialdehyde 2,1-aminomutase → MKKFDKSIAAFEEAQDLMPGGVNSPVRAFKSVGMNPLFMERGKGSKVYDIDGNEYIDYVLSWGPLIHGHANNRVVEALKAVAERGTSFGAPTEIENKLAKLVIERVPSIEIVRMVNSGTEATMSALRLARGYTGRNKILKFIGCYHGHGDSLLIKAGSGVATLGLPDSPGVPEGVAKNTITVAYNDLESVKYAFEQFGDDIACVIVEPVAGNMGVVPPQPGFLEGLREVTEQNGALLIFDEVMTGFRVAYNCGQGYYGVTPDLTCLGKVIGGGLPVGAYGGKAEIMRQVAPSGPIYQAGTLSGNPLAMAAGYETLVQLTPESYVEFERKAEMLEAGLRKAAEKHGIPHHINRAGSMIGVFFTDEPVINYDAAKSSNLEFFAAYYREMVEQGVFLPPSQFEGLFLSTAHSDADIEATIAAAEIAMSKLKA